The following is a genomic window from Nissabacter sp. SGAir0207.
CGGCTGTGACCGGCCCACAAAATACCGCGCCGATGCAATTTCGTCTGACCGGCCGTGTGCAGATGCCCAACGACAAGGTGTATGACCTTACCGGCTGCTTTGTGAATGCGGAAGCCTACGGGGATGTCTCCAGCGAACGCGCCGAGGTGCGCACCCGCAGCATCAGCTGCAACATTGGCGATGACGTGATTGACCAGAAAATTGCCGGGCACGTGAGCTTTATGGGCAAAAACGGCATCAAGGGCCAGGTGGTAATGCGCAACGGAAAAATCCTGGGCTGGGCATTTGGTGCTGGCGTGCTGACGGTATCGGACAGGGAATGCAGAGCGTTGGCTCAACTGCTGTAGGCATTGGCGCTACTGCCGATGTCAGCGGGGGAGATGTGGCCCGCTCCGGTCTGGGCGCGGAGCCAGCCAGGCGGCAAAGACGCTGAGCGAGTACTACATCAAGCGTGCAGAGCAGTATCACCCCATTATCCCGATTGGGCTGGCAACGAGGTGACCGTGGTGTTTCAGGACGGCTTTCAGCTGATGACGTTGGCTGAACAGAGTGCCGCAAAGCGAAAAACCAAAAGCGCGGCGCAGGAAGCCAGCATGTCGGCTGCTGAAATTAAGCGCGAAGCAGTCAAGCAGGTAGACCAGCTTAACCTGGGATGTGGTGCCCACGATGCCGCCGATGGCGCAGAACTGAGGAGTCATGATGAAACTGATTGCGTTTGCCGTACTGGCCGGTGTCACGGCTGTGCTTACCGGGTGTGCCGGCGTTGACAGTGAGTTCGAGTGTAACGCCACCACGTCTGATCGCTGCATGACGATGGAGCAGGCCAATGAGAAAGCGCGTCTGGCCACCGAGGGCGCAGCGGGAAAGCCGGCTGCGACCGCGCTGCCTACCCTGGTTAACCCGCCGGGGCGGTGCGCCCGGTAAGCCGTCCGGTCGCCTATACCCGGCCGGTCTCGCCCGCAGCGCCTGTAGTACATCCGGCACCGGTATCGACGCCGGCCCGCGGCCGCTGACCCGCGTGAGTTCGGCCCACTTCAGCGCACCGCCCTGCCGGCCCCCAGCTGCGCCCCCGCCGCTGCCATGATGCGGCGAAGTACGTCCGGTGCGCACCGCCGAGCGCACCGCCAATGTCTGGATAGCGCCGTATGTCGATACCCAGGATGTGTTTCACCAGCCCGGCCGGGTCTCGTTTGTCCTGACGGCACCCGCCTGGCATATGCCGGCCGTTATCGAGTAAGGGAGCGTTATGGAGC
Proteins encoded in this region:
- a CDS encoding TrbI/VirB10 family protein, whose translation is MDTTTFSYEAPVKNAFPYIPSGSFAKAMVIEGADANAAVTGPQNTAPMQFRLTGRVQMPNDKVYDLTGCFVNAEAYGDVSSERAEVRTRSISCNIGDDVIDQKIAGHVSFMGKNGIKGQVVMRNGKILGWAFGAGVLTVSDRECRALAQLL
- the traV gene encoding type IV conjugative transfer system lipoprotein TraV, whose product is MMKLIAFAVLAGVTAVLTGCAGVDSEFECNATTSDRCMTMEQANEKARLATEGAAGKPAATALPTLVNPPGRCAR
- a CDS encoding TraV family lipoprotein codes for the protein MRTAERTANVWIAPYVDTQDVFHQPGRVSFVLTAPAWHMPAVIE